The following proteins come from a genomic window of Myxococcota bacterium:
- a CDS encoding exonuclease domain-containing protein translates to MADFAFAWLDCEFGGLDPDAHDITEIAVVLTDYRLAELACGHWRVRFRMERSTASAREIFGYDEALWADAVPVRQALGEIVAMCAALPGDPDARKVVPAGQNVRMDVMFLERAFAACEVASPFDYHVIDLASLFYAWSLVAGEKVPALSLRQAATTAGLIDGPVPHRALDDARLTLETFRHYVGALGVRAPTAEPGPAAASD, encoded by the coding sequence GTGGCGGATTTCGCCTTTGCCTGGCTCGACTGCGAGTTCGGGGGCCTCGACCCCGACGCCCACGACATCACCGAGATCGCCGTCGTCCTGACGGACTACCGCCTGGCCGAGCTCGCGTGCGGCCACTGGCGGGTCCGCTTCCGCATGGAGCGCTCGACCGCGAGCGCCCGCGAGATCTTCGGCTACGACGAGGCGCTCTGGGCCGACGCCGTCCCCGTGCGCCAGGCGCTCGGCGAGATCGTCGCGATGTGCGCCGCGCTGCCCGGCGACCCGGACGCTCGCAAGGTCGTCCCGGCCGGGCAGAACGTGCGCATGGACGTGATGTTCCTCGAGCGCGCATTCGCGGCCTGTGAAGTCGCGTCGCCGTTCGACTATCACGTGATCGACCTGGCGTCGCTCTTCTACGCCTGGTCGCTCGTCGCGGGCGAGAAGGTGCCCGCGCTGTCGCTGCGCCAGGCGGCGACCACGGCCGGACTGATCGACGGCCCCGTGCCGCACCGCGCACTCGACGATGCGCGACTCACGCTCGAGACGTTCCGGCACTACGTCGGGGCGCTCGGCGTGCGCGCACCGACGGCCGAGCCCGGGCCCGCGGCCGCGAGCGACTAG
- a CDS encoding prepilin-type N-terminal cleavage/methylation domain-containing protein, with the protein MKKTLRSRKGGFTLIELMIVVAIIGILAAIAIPNFLRFQLKSKTSEGKVNLAAIRTAEEAYLAEFGAYVADVQSPAAAPTTTKQAWPNPAPVGFDTIGWAPEGDVYFVYAVAIGAAPLQYTADAMADLDGDAATQIWAYGSAPAGGAAIAGPQGCTPAPANSVVGCSVGAGNSVF; encoded by the coding sequence ATGAAGAAGACCCTCCGCAGCCGCAAGGGCGGCTTCACGCTCATCGAGCTGATGATCGTGGTCGCCATCATCGGAATCCTCGCGGCGATCGCGATTCCGAACTTCCTCCGCTTCCAGCTCAAGTCGAAGACCTCCGAAGGCAAGGTGAACCTCGCCGCGATCCGCACGGCCGAGGAGGCGTACCTCGCCGAGTTCGGCGCGTACGTCGCCGACGTCCAGTCGCCGGCCGCCGCGCCGACGACGACCAAGCAGGCCTGGCCGAACCCGGCTCCGGTGGGCTTCGACACGATCGGCTGGGCGCCCGAGGGCGACGTGTACTTCGTGTACGCGGTCGCGATCGGTGCGGCGCCGCTGCAGTACACGGCCGACGCGATGGCCGACCTCGACGGCGACGCCGCGACGCAGATCTGGGCCTACGGCTCGGCTCCGGCGGGTGGTGCGGCGATTGCCGGCCCGCAGGGCTGCACGCCGGCACCGGCGAACTCGGTGGTCGGCTGCTCGGTCGGCGCCGGTAACTCGGTGTTCTAG
- a CDS encoding prepilin-type N-terminal cleavage/methylation domain-containing protein produces MDRHNERRSGFTLIELMIVVAIIGLLAAIAIPSFRNYQFNAKRTEAFANLASLAKSEVAFFSEFGAYIGVPVAEPGFTLGSPPGPVKRNVAPVQAAFGAVGWSPDGDVYYEYEAVTTGSYNGADWGGCPCPTCLTLTAFGDVDGKNGVGAVIYVSPDATGAVSCTSAIGGLAAPIDPATGLPVYNQVRAYPKTPGVADAY; encoded by the coding sequence ATGGACCGGCACAACGAGCGACGAAGCGGCTTCACCCTGATCGAGCTCATGATCGTGGTCGCGATCATCGGTCTGCTCGCCGCGATCGCGATCCCCTCGTTCCGCAACTACCAGTTCAACGCGAAGCGCACCGAAGCCTTCGCGAATCTCGCCTCCCTCGCCAAGTCCGAGGTGGCCTTCTTCTCCGAGTTCGGCGCCTACATCGGTGTCCCCGTCGCCGAGCCCGGGTTCACGCTCGGGAGCCCGCCCGGCCCGGTCAAGCGCAACGTCGCACCGGTCCAGGCCGCGTTCGGCGCGGTGGGATGGTCGCCCGACGGCGACGTCTACTACGAGTACGAGGCCGTCACGACGGGCTCGTACAACGGCGCGGACTGGGGCGGCTGCCCCTGCCCGACGTGCCTCACGCTCACGGCGTTCGGCGACGTCGACGGCAAGAACGGAGTCGGCGCCGTCATCTACGTCTCGCCCGACGCGACCGGAGCCGTGTCGTGCACGTCGGCGATCGGCGGCCTCGCGGCACCGATCGATCCCGCCACGGGCCTGCCCGTCTACAACCAGGTTCGCGCGTATCCCAAGACGCCGGGCGTCGCGGACGCGTACTGA
- a CDS encoding ABC transporter ATP-binding protein, with protein MTREAEEHVVVVENVTKDVRPGLGLRRKRILHDVSFTVQRGEIFGFVGPNGAGKTTTLKVLMGLIRATSGRARILGHEVGATAFRREIGFLPEHPTFYDYLTGREILHFYAKLSGLSAAERDARVALLLDWVGLARAADDRLRTYSKGMVQRVGIAQALVHDPSVVFLDEPMSGLDPIGRKEIRDLVLRLREEGKTVFMNTHILSDMEMVCDRVAIIIGGRIRYQGRIEEYLRTDEHEVDVALTGVSPDLAAALEEAFEVELRGVRERIELRVPEKATERLLRLAMDAGARIVSVQPHRPSLESVFLTAVRDAERGAVAASALQQEETR; from the coding sequence GTGACGCGGGAAGCGGAAGAGCACGTCGTCGTCGTCGAGAACGTGACGAAGGACGTGCGGCCCGGGCTGGGACTGCGACGGAAGCGGATCCTCCACGACGTCTCCTTCACCGTGCAGCGAGGCGAGATCTTCGGGTTCGTCGGGCCGAACGGCGCGGGGAAGACGACGACGCTCAAGGTGCTCATGGGGTTGATCCGCGCGACGAGCGGGCGCGCGCGCATCCTCGGCCACGAGGTGGGAGCGACCGCGTTCCGTCGCGAGATCGGCTTCCTGCCCGAGCACCCGACCTTCTACGACTACCTCACGGGCCGCGAGATCCTGCACTTCTACGCAAAGCTCTCCGGACTCTCCGCCGCCGAGCGCGACGCGCGCGTCGCGCTGCTGCTCGACTGGGTCGGTCTCGCGCGCGCGGCCGACGACCGGCTGCGCACGTACTCGAAGGGCATGGTGCAGCGCGTCGGCATCGCGCAGGCGCTCGTCCACGACCCGAGCGTCGTCTTCCTCGACGAGCCGATGAGCGGCCTCGACCCGATCGGTCGCAAGGAGATCCGCGACCTCGTCCTGCGCCTGCGCGAGGAGGGCAAGACCGTCTTCATGAACACGCACATCCTCTCGGACATGGAGATGGTGTGCGACCGGGTCGCGATCATCATCGGCGGCCGCATCCGCTACCAGGGCCGGATCGAGGAGTACCTGCGCACCGACGAGCACGAGGTCGACGTCGCGCTGACGGGCGTGTCGCCCGACCTCGCCGCCGCGCTCGAGGAGGCGTTCGAGGTCGAGCTGCGCGGCGTGCGCGAGCGCATCGAGCTGCGCGTGCCCGAGAAGGCGACCGAGCGGCTGCTGCGCCTCGCGATGGATGCGGGCGCTCGCATCGTCTCCGTGCAGCCCCACCGACCGTCGCTCGAGAGCGTGTTCCTCACCGCCGTGCGCGACGCCGAGCGCGGTGCGGTCGCCGCATCCGCGCTGCAGCAGGAGGAGACGCGATGA